In Methanosphaera sp. WGK6, the sequence AGCTTCAACAGTTGGATTTCCTCTACTATCTATAATTTTTCTTAATCGTACGTCTTCTATTACACTATCCATAAAAAACACCTCTTTTAAATGTAGAAATAGTTGCTTAATTAAAGGGCTATGTTTTTATTTCTTATAAGTGTATAAATAAGAAAGTTTTTTTCTATACTCATGGATTAAAAATAAATAAAAGAATTTAATCTACATATTCATCTTTAACTACTGCATCTAATGGAAGTACACCTTCCTCATATTCATTTATCGCTATTTTAATTGGATCTTGATCTGGTGTAAATTCAACCATTGGTTTTGCACCCATTGAGATTTGTAAAGCTCTAGCTCCAATTAATCTAGCTCGTTCAAATCTTGTATTACTTCTAGATTGCATATACTTAAATGCTCCTTTAACAGTATATATCCTATTCAACAACTTAACTAAAGTATTCCTCTATTACTCTAAAGTAAAAAGGAGAGGAGTCCTTATTTAATGGAGTTAATACTCCAAATTAGCTCCCTTATTTAGTTTAATAAAATATTCATTACCATACATCAACGTGTGATATGAACATTCTTCTACAACAATATTTTGTAATTCCTAAATCATCGAGAACATCACTTGGATTTTCACCATTTTCTGTTCTTTCCTTGAATTCATCAAAACTTGCTGAAATAACTTTTCCACACGTAAAACATCTTACGAGTAACATAAAAATTTACCTGTAACTTTTTTGTTTTCTAGCTCTTGCACCTGGTCCACCGAATTTTTTGGATTCAGAACGACGTGGATCTCCAACTAACATGGTTCTGTCATATTGTACATATTTATCTTTGAGTGATACATCTCCAGTATATTCTACTAATCCTTTAGCAATTACCATACGTGCTGCTTCTGCTTGACCCATTATTCCTCCACCAACTACTCTTACATCGATGTCTACGGAATTTACTAAATCATCACCAGCTAATTCTAATGGTTCGTATAATTTTAATCTTGCTAATTCAGGTTCGTATAATTCAACTGGTTTACGGTTTACTCTTATTCTTCCAGTACCTTCTTTAACGGTACCTCTAGCAATAGCGGTTTTCCTTTTACCACTGGTATGTACTGTTTTACTCATATTTTACACTACCTTGAATTTATTTAAAATTTAGCACCTAATAATTTTGATATTGTTCCTAATTCCATACTTTTTGTTATGTTTTTAGGTTGTGCTTCTTCTATTTCAACTACTTCTTGTCCCACTAATTCTTTAGGAACTCCTACATTAACTTTTAAGTTTTTGTAAGCGGTTCTTCCATGAGCTTTTCTGTAAGGAATCATTCCTCTAACAGTTCTTCTAAATATATCATCTGGTCTACGTGGGTATTTTGGACCTAAATCTCTTGGGTTTGAGATACTTGCTCTATCTACTCTTTGTTTGTATCTAGCATAGAGGTAATCTTTGTTACCAGAAATAATTATTTTTTCTGCATTGATGATAGTGATTTCTTCCCCGTTTAAGAGTTTTTTACTGACTGTACTTGCAAGTCTTCCTAGTACTAGTCCTTCTCCATCGATAATTATTGCCATTCCATTCACCTACTTTATGATTTTAACATTAGATCCTTTTGGATTTTCAGCCATAAGTTCATCAATTTTTAGGCATTTTCCGCCTGCAGCTGTAATTTTACGTTCTGCTTCTTGTGAAAATTTAAATGCAGCTACAGTTACTTTTGTTGTTATACTACCTTCACCTAAAACTTTTCCTGGTACAAGTATAGTTTCATCATCATTAGCATATTTGTCTATATGGTAAACATTTACTTCTTTGTTTTTTCTATTAGCTCTTGAAATATCGTTAGCAACAGCTTTCCATATAGGAGCATTTTCTGCAGATGATTGTTTGGTGAGGGATTTTATTAAATTTACAGTGTTTGGGTTAGTTTTTGATAATTTCATTTTTACTATTCCTCCTCATTCACAAAATTTATGATATTATCTGCTTTTTCTGATAGTATATCACAAGCCATTGTAAGTACTTCTAGTGGTTTTAATGATCCGTCTGTTTCAATTTTGAATATGTATTTTCCTGTTTCAAAATCAACTACTATTGCATTATCATCTTTTTCAGATAATCTTTGGCAAGTTCTACATGTTGAACATTTTTCTACATTATCTACTACTAATGAATCATTTTCCATTTGTAATACATTTCTTGGACATTCTTCAACATATTCTTCAATATCAGTGATTTTTTCATTATCTATTGATATTTTTGGATAATATTTATATCCACAAGTGGTTGTTGCCTGCCATTTTGCATGTTCTGATCCTAATCCTAGTTCTGCGATAGCTTCTAATTCTACTTCTTCGCCTTCTTGAAGTCTTACTATTGGTATTGTATCATAAACTGGTTTTATAGCTGGGTCGTCTGATTTTAGATCTTTTGAATATACTATTTTAGGACCTTTTTCTTTTAAAAGAAATGAAACACTACAGTTTGAGCAATGAGATTCACAGTCACAATCTGATGGCATTATATATGATTCTAAGTCTGTTACTATTGGAATTAATCCTAATCTATGAGCTAATACTTCATCAAACATTTTTGCATCATTTTTATAAATGTTTACATCTTCAATTGCAAGTGTAGGAATTTCTACAAGGCATATCCTTCGGATTGTATTTATAAATGTGTCATCTACACCTTCAACTACAAATACAGCTCTTTCATCATCCTGTTCTCTAATTTCTATATTCATATTTTGACCCTTCTAAAAAGTAATTATACTCTTCTACCTCTTTTACCGCCAGGTCTACCAGTACCATCGTGAGGTATAGGAGTTACATCTTCGATTTTACCAATTTTAATACCAGCTCTTGCTAATGCTCTTATTGTTGCTTGAGCACCAGGTCCTGGTGTTCTTGGTCCGTTTCCTCCAGAAGCTCGTACTTTAATATGAAGTCCAGCAATTCCTTTTTCTTTAATATCATCTGCAACACGGTTAGCTGCTTCCATAGCTGCAAATGGTGATGATTCTTGTCTGTCTGATCTTACTACTTTTCCACCAGACCATTGGGTTATAGTTTCAGCACCGGTTATGTCAGTAACAGTTATAATAGTGTTGTTGAAAGATGAGTAAACGTGAGCTACACCCCATTTATCTTTTTCTGCCATTATATCACCTAAATTTTAATTATTTTTAATTATATTTCCCTTTTTATTAGTCATCATTAGGTTCTTCTTCTACTGCTGCTACTTCTTCGGTTTTTTCTTGATTATCGAATTGTTTTGCAACTGTGGAACCTGGATAGAAGTCTATATTTTCTTCATCAGCTTTTTCTACTAAGTGTCCTGGTGCATTGATTTTTCTACCATTTAAGGTAATGTGACCATGTACAACAAAGAGTCTTGCTTCTTTAGCAGTGTGACTTAAACCTCTTTTGTATACTAAACTTTGTAATCTTCTTCTTAATACATCTTCTACATTAAGATCTAATACTTCTTCAAGTTTAGCATTAGGTGATATGAAACCTGCTCTTACAAGATGATCTAATAATTCTTTTTCTTGTTTTGCTCTTTCATCTACATCCATACCTAAGATAATACGAGCATCTCTTCGGTATCTTTTTACTCTAGATTCAGCTTTCCAGATTTCTTTTTTGTTTTTTAATCCGTATTTAGTTGCTAATCTGTTTTCTTCTTTTATACGATCTGCATTCCATGGATGTGATGGAGTGTCATATTGTTTTCGTGGTTTTTTTGGATGTCCCATAATCAAATCTCCTTCATGATTTTAATTAAAAATTTTCATTTCCATTTATTTACCTGGTCTTGTTCTACTTACACCAACAGAAGATCCATGTCTAAATGTTGATTTTGTTCTTTGACCACGTACTGGAAGTCCAACTTCGTGTCTTTTACCTTTGTAACTTCTAATCATTTTCATTCTGTTTAAGTCATCACGTATTGTCATGTCTAAGTCAGATTCGATTAAGTGTTTGGTTTCTCCAGTTTCATAATCATTTCTTCTATTTAAGAACCATTCTGGAATTCCAAATTCTTGAGGATTTTCAAGAACGTCTTCTATTTTTTTAACAGATTCATCTTCAAGATAACCTATTTGTTTATCTTGGTCTAAGTCTGCTACTTTACATATTGCAACAGCAAATGCTTTTCCGATTCCTGTAATTTCGGTTAAAGCTGAAACTGTTGTTTTGTTTCCGTCTACGTCTTTACGTGTAATACGGACCATATGTCTAAATTCTTGTTCAGCCATTATAATTCTCCTTGAATTTTTATAAAAATACTAGATTAATCTAATGTGTGTTTGAAGTAATTTCTATTATATAAGAAAAAATAAGCTTTGGATTAATTATAATTATTAAAAGAA encodes:
- a CDS encoding DNA-directed RNA polymerase subunit K; the encoded protein is MQSRSNTRFERARLIGARALQISMGAKPMVEFTPDQDPIKIAINEYEEGVLPLDAVVKDEYVD
- a CDS encoding DNA-directed RNA polymerase subunit N, giving the protein MLLVRCFTCGKVISASFDEFKERTENGENPSDVLDDLGITKYCCRRMFISHVDVW
- a CDS encoding 30S ribosomal protein S9, with the translated sequence MSKTVHTSGKRKTAIARGTVKEGTGRIRVNRKPVELYEPELARLKLYEPLELAGDDLVNSVDIDVRVVGGGIMGQAEAARMVIAKGLVEYTGDVSLKDKYVQYDRTMLVGDPRRSESKKFGGPGARARKQKSYR
- a CDS encoding 50S ribosomal protein L13, yielding MIIDGEGLVLGRLASTVSKKLLNGEEITIINAEKIIISGNKDYLYARYKQRVDRASISNPRDLGPKYPRRPDDIFRRTVRGMIPYRKAHGRTAYKNLKVNVGVPKELVGQEVVEIEEAQPKNITKSMELGTISKLLGAKF
- a CDS encoding 50S ribosomal protein L18e yields the protein MKLSKTNPNTVNLIKSLTKQSSAENAPIWKAVANDISRANRKNKEVNVYHIDKYANDDETILVPGKVLGEGSITTKVTVAAFKFSQEAERKITAAGGKCLKIDELMAENPKGSNVKIIK
- a CDS encoding DNA-directed RNA polymerase subunit D is translated as MNIEIREQDDERAVFVVEGVDDTFINTIRRICLVEIPTLAIEDVNIYKNDAKMFDEVLAHRLGLIPIVTDLESYIMPSDCDCESHCSNCSVSFLLKEKGPKIVYSKDLKSDDPAIKPVYDTIPIVRLQEGEEVELEAIAELGLGSEHAKWQATTTCGYKYYPKISIDNEKITDIEEYVEECPRNVLQMENDSLVVDNVEKCSTCRTCQRLSEKDDNAIVVDFETGKYIFKIETDGSLKPLEVLTMACDILSEKADNIINFVNEEE
- a CDS encoding 30S ribosomal protein S11, whose amino-acid sequence is MAEKDKWGVAHVYSSFNNTIITVTDITGAETITQWSGGKVVRSDRQESSPFAAMEAANRVADDIKEKGIAGLHIKVRASGGNGPRTPGPGAQATIRALARAGIKIGKIEDVTPIPHDGTGRPGGKRGRRV
- a CDS encoding 30S ribosomal protein S4, with translation MGHPKKPRKQYDTPSHPWNADRIKEENRLATKYGLKNKKEIWKAESRVKRYRRDARIILGMDVDERAKQEKELLDHLVRAGFISPNAKLEEVLDLNVEDVLRRRLQSLVYKRGLSHTAKEARLFVVHGHITLNGRKINAPGHLVEKADEENIDFYPGSTVAKQFDNQEKTEEVAAVEEEPNDD
- a CDS encoding 30S ribosomal protein S13 codes for the protein MAEQEFRHMVRITRKDVDGNKTTVSALTEITGIGKAFAVAICKVADLDQDKQIGYLEDESVKKIEDVLENPQEFGIPEWFLNRRNDYETGETKHLIESDLDMTIRDDLNRMKMIRSYKGKRHEVGLPVRGQRTKSTFRHGSSVGVSRTRPGK